GGCCAGGATCTGGTGTCCTATCATCTGGACGGCTTTTACCGCGATGGCAACAATCTGCACATCGGCGGTCCGGCGATCGCCGAGACTCAGGCGCGCCAGACCGACCTGGCTTTGCAAGGCAGCCCGATTCAGAATTCCTACGGCGTCATCCCCAACACCGAAAATCGGGCCAAGGGCGGTTCTGCCGGTTTTTCCCTCGTGGGCGAGCCGGGCTTCGCCGGGGTGTCGATCAACTATCTCGGCAACAACTACGGCATTCCGCCCGATGGCTCGCCTGGCGCGGGTGACACCCGGATCAACCTCAAGGAGTCGCGCTACGATTTCAAGAGCGAGCTGAACGCCCCGGTGGATTTCGTCGAGACCGTGCGCATGCGCTTCGGCCACATCAATTACACCCACACCGAGCTGGACGACAGCGTGGCGGCCGCCCGTTTCAACAAGACGACCAACGAAGGCCGTCTGGAAGTTGTGCATCAGCCCATCGGCATCGTGAAGGGTGTCGTTGGGGTACAGATGAGTTCGGCCGATTTCGAGGCGATCGAAATCGGCTCCCCTGACGCGCTGGTGCCCAAATCGCAGCTCGGCAGCTACGGCGTGTTCGCGGTCGAATCCTTCGAGCTCGGCGCGGGGCTCTATGAGCTGGGACTCCGAGGAGAATCCGATTCCGTCGACCCGCAAGGCGGCCCCAACCGCAGTTATGCGCCGATCAGCGCCTCCGGCTCCGGGCAGTGGAAGCTCGACGACGAACACACCGTCAGCTTCGCCGCGACCCGCTCGCAGCGGGCGCCCCAGGTGCAGGAGCTGTTCACCGACGGCGTGCACGATGCCACTCACAGCTACGAGCTGGGCGATCCCAATCTCATTGAGGAGACCTCCTACAACTTCGACTGGGGCTACCGCTACAAGAGCCATGGCATCAGCGCCGAGCTCAACGTGTTCCAGAATTTCGTGAACGACTACATCTACCAGCAGATCACGGATGAGGTGTTCAACGAAGATACCGAACAGTTCGAGAACGCGTGCACGAGTCCGGGCGCCTGTTTCCCGGTAGTGCAGACCACTCAGGCCGGCGCGTATTTCCTGGGCTATGAAGGCAACGTCAAATTTCCGCTGATGGAGAACCATTACGGCGTGATCGACCTGACCCTGTTCAGCGACTTCACCCGCGGCCAGTTCGTCAACGGCGGCAACGTGCCGCGCATGCCGCCGCTGCGCTACGGCTTCCAGCTCGACTATGCCTACGACGAGCACTGGAGCAGCAATCTGCGGCTGACTCGCGGTGAGAAGCAGATCTATGCCGGCCAGAACGATGCCATGACCAACGGCTACGTGCTGCTCAACCTGGGTGTGCAGTACGAGGTCAAGGCATTCAAGGACGCCGACGTGCTGGTCTTCGCTCAAGGCAACAACCTGCTCAACGACAACATCCGAAACTCCACCTCCTACCTGCGCTATTTCGCGCCGGAGGCGGGGCGCGGGGCGGAGTTGGGCATACGGATCACCTACTAGGAAGTGCAGAAGCGGCAGAATCCCCATGAATGAGAATTCGCAAATTGACGGGCGGAGCAAGCTCCCGGTTACGGTGCTGTCCGGTTTTCTTGGCGCCGGGAAGACGACGCTGCTCAACTACATACTCGCCAACCGGGAAAACCGCAAGGTGGCGGTCATCGTCAACGACATGAGCGAGGTCAACGTCGACGCTGCCCTGATCCGTAGCGAAGTCCAGCTCAACCGGGCAGAGGAAAAACTGGTTGAGATGAGCAATGGCTGCATTTGCTGCACCCTGCGCGAAGATCTGTTGATCGAAGTGGGGCGCATGGCGCGTGAGGGGCGTTTCGATTACCTGGTTATAGAGTCCACCGGCATCGCCGAACCTCTGCCCGTCGCGGAAACCTTCACTTTCCGCGATGAAGACGGCGCCAGCCTGTCCGACGTTGCCCGTCTGGACACTCTGGTGACAGTGGTGGATGCCGTCAACTTCATGCCCAACTATATGGAAGCTCTCAGCTTGAAGGAGAGCGGCGAGTCCCTGGGCGAGGACGACGAGCGCAACGTCGCCGATCTCCTCGTCGACCAGATCGAGTTCAGCAATGTGATTCTGATCAGCAAGACCGATCTCATCGGGCGCGACGAACTGGCCAACCTCACAGGAATCCTGCACAGCCTCAATCCCACAGCCGAGATTCTGCCCATGGTGATGGGGCAGGTGGCGCTGGACAAGGTCTTGAATACCCGCCGGTTCGATTTTGCGCAAGCCGAAATGGCGCCCGGCTGGCTCAAGGAACTGCGGGGCGAGCACACACCGGAGACCGAGGAGTATGGGATTGCCAGCTTCGTTTACCAGGCCCGCCGTCCATTTCACCCTCAGCGCTTTTTCGATTATCTGTACGGCGAGAACTGGAGCAGCGGTATTTTCCTCCGCTCCAAGGGATTCTTTTGGCTCGCTTCGCGTCCTGAGTGGGCGGGCTCCTGGTCGCAGGCCGGCGGCATCATGCACCACGGTTGTGCCGGGCGCTGGTGGGCCGCGGTACCGCGCCGCGACTGGCCGGAAGGACTGGAATCGCATATCGCCGAGGACTGGCTGGAGCCCTACGGCGACTGCCGGCAGGAACTGGTCTTCATCGGGCAGAACGTGGATTCAGGCCAGGTCTGTAGCAGCCTTGACGCCTGCCTGCTGACGGATGAAGAACTGGCCGGAGGTCTTGGACGTTGGCGCAGCTATCCCGATCCTTTTCCCTCCTGGCTGCCGGGGGATGCGGCATGACGGCGCTTGCCTCCTTGTCCTATACCGCGGACGGTCCACACGCTGTGCTTTCGGACGATTTCGCTGATCTGGCGTGCATCTACCAGCCGGACGTCAATCTCTGCCTGATCCGGCGCGAGCCCGAGCCGGCGATCGAGCGCTTCGTGGGCGAACTGCTGAAGCGCGGGGACGCAATCGAATCGTCGCAGGCGTTGTCCTTCGAGCATTTCGATTTTTCCTCGCTGCTGCCCCGGTACCGGGAGCTGGAGGGCCACGATTCATGGTGGCGGGACGTCGCCCGGCTCACCGCGGCCTTCTGCGACCTGTTCGAAACCGGCTCGGTTGGGCTGCGTCTGCGCACGCTGAACCAGGCCATGTGTCCGCGCTTCCATGTTGATTTCGTACCCTGCCGGCTGGTGTGCACCTACGGTGGGTTGGGGACCGAGTGGCTGGCGGACGACGAGGTCGACCGCAGCAAGCTGGGGCTGGCCGGTTCGAAAGGCTTGGCCGACGAGGATTCCGGGCTGATTCTCGGCGGCGTGCGCGCCATGCCCGCCCATGCCGTCGCCCTGATGAAGGGCGCCACCTGGGCGGGGAGGGACTATCCCGGCGTCGTGCATCGCTCCCCCAGGCCAACGTCCGAACATCCGCGCCGTCTGCTGTTGACCCTGGACCTAGTCCTATAGCAGGAGGGTTGCAGCGTGCTGATCAAGCTTGCAGGCGCGTCCGTCTACGACCCGGTGCAGGGTTGGGCGGGGGAGATCCGCGATCTGTACCTCCGGGATGGGTGCGTCGCCGCCGACCCGGGGCCCGATGCCACAGTCGATGAGGTGCACGACCTTTCGGGCCATATCCTCATGGCCGGAGCGATCGACATCCACAGCCATATTGCCGGCGGCAATGTGAACACGGCGAGGGTGCTTCTGCCGGAGCAGCATCGGAACTCGATGGCGCGGTGGCTGAACCCTCCGGAGCTCACGCCGTCCATGGGATTCGTCCCTTCGGGGCTTGCTTTGCGGTCCCAGTTGGCTCCCGCCGGATTTGTCAGTACGGCCAAATGGTCGAGCGCCGACATCGGCCACCGTTACGCCCGGATGGGGTATACCACCGTGGTCGAGCCGGCGGTGCTGCCGGCCAACGCCCTGGACGCCCATCTGCAGATGGCCGACATTCCCATCGTCGACACGGCGGGCCTGGCCATCCTGGGCAGCGACGATTTTCTGCTGGGATTGCTGCGCGACAAGGCCAGCCAGGCGCAGGTCAACGACTACGTGGCATGGACGCTGCGTGCCACCCGCTGCCTGGGACTCAAGGTGATCAATGCCGGCGGGGCCGCGGCCTTCAAATGGAACGTGCGCCAGTTCGATCTGGACGATGTGGTGCCGTATTACGGTGTCAGCTCCCGCCAAATCCTGCAAACGCTGCAGCGGGCCGTGTGCGAGCTGGGCATCCCGCATCCCGTGCACGTCCACTGCAACAATCTGGGTGTGCCGGGCAACGTGGAAACCGCTGTCGCTACCATGGAGGCTGCGCAGGGCTTGCCCATGCATCTGGCGCACGTCCAGTTCTACGGTTACGGCAAGGAGGGCGCCAAGGGTTTTTCCTCGGGCGCGGCGCGTCTGATGGAGGCTTTCCACCGCCACCCCAACATCACCATGGATGTGGGTCAGGTGCTGTTCGGGCAGACGGTGACCGTTTCTGGCGACGTGATCGCGCAGTACAGCCGCCGCGGCGACGCCAGCCCCAGCAAATGGGTGGTGTGGGAGGCCGAGTGCGACGGCGCCGGCGGGGTGGTGCCTTACCGGTACCGGGAGCGGAGTTTCGTCAACACCCTGCAGTGGGCCGTCGGTCTCGAGATTTTCCTGCTGGCGGAAGACCCCTGGCGGCTGTTTTTCACCACCGATCATCCTAACGGCGCGCCTTTCACCGCCTATCCGGAACTGATCCGCTTGCTGATGGACGCCGACTACCGTGCATCAGTCATGGCCCGGCTCGATCAGGAGGCGCTGGCCTTGACGCTTTTGCCGCACCTGCGCCGGGAGTTTTCCCTCCATGACGTTGCGGTCATGACACGGGCGGCGGCGGCGCGTCTTCTGGGTTTGGAAGACCGTGGCCACCTGTGTTCCGGCGCCATTGCCGATGTCGCGGTCTACCGGCCCCAGGCGGACAAGCGGGCGATGTTCGCCGATGCGGCGTGGGTATGGAAAGGTGGAAGACTCGTGGTTCGCGAGGGCGCCGTGGTCGATCGCCCAGCGGGTTCGGCGCTGACTATCGAGCCTTGCTACGACAGGCGCATCGAGCGCGACGTCAAAGCCTATTTCGATCGCTTCTACAGCCTGTCGCTGGACCATTTCACCGTGGGCGGCGTGGCTTTCGAACGCGAAGATGCCGAGCGTTTCCGCTCGATTCGGGCGGCATGAGAACTCCTGACGCACGGCGGGGCCCCCGTGGATTTCAAAACGATCGAGGACGAGGCATGGAGGAGGAAGGCTTGGCCATCGACGACGTGCAAGGCCGAGCGGACCTGCGCCGCATAGACATCGACAGGGTCGGGATCAAGGGCATTCGCCATCCGGTGAGGGTCCGGGATCGAAGTCCGGGCGAACAGCACACTGTCGCCCGTTTCGACATGGCGGTGAGTCTGCCGCACCATTTCAAGGGGACCCACATGTCGCGCTTCGTGGAGATCATTAATGGCCACGACCGCGAGATCGACATCGACTCCTTCGAGGCGATGCTGGCGGAAATGGTGGAGCGCCTGAACGCCGAGGCGGGTCACATCGAAATGCGTTTTCCCTATTTTCTGGAAAAACGGGCGCCGGTGACAGGCGTCAGGAGTCTCATGGATTACGAGGTCGCCCTGATTGGCGAAGTTTCCGGCGCCGCAACGACGACATGGCTTAGTGTGACCGTGCCGGTCACCAGCCTGTGCCCTTGTTCCAAGGCAATTTCCGAACGCGGCGCCCACAACCAGCGCTCTCATGTCACGGCCGCCGTGCGCATGCGTGATTTCGTGTGGATCGAAGAGCTGATCGAGTGGGTGGAGGCAGAGGCTTCTTCGCCGATTTACGATCTCCTGAAACGTCCCGACGAAAAGTACGTCACCGAATACGCCTATGACCATCCCCGCTTCGTCGAGGATCTGGTACGCGGTGTGGCCGCCCGTTTGGACGCCGAACCGCGTGTCGCGGCATACGCG
This portion of the Methylococcus mesophilus genome encodes:
- a CDS encoding DUF1826 domain-containing protein; translated protein: MTALASLSYTADGPHAVLSDDFADLACIYQPDVNLCLIRREPEPAIERFVGELLKRGDAIESSQALSFEHFDFSSLLPRYRELEGHDSWWRDVARLTAAFCDLFETGSVGLRLRTLNQAMCPRFHVDFVPCRLVCTYGGLGTEWLADDEVDRSKLGLAGSKGLADEDSGLILGGVRAMPAHAVALMKGATWAGRDYPGVVHRSPRPTSEHPRRLLLTLDLVL
- the folE2 gene encoding GTP cyclohydrolase FolE2; amino-acid sequence: MEEEGLAIDDVQGRADLRRIDIDRVGIKGIRHPVRVRDRSPGEQHTVARFDMAVSLPHHFKGTHMSRFVEIINGHDREIDIDSFEAMLAEMVERLNAEAGHIEMRFPYFLEKRAPVTGVRSLMDYEVALIGEVSGAATTTWLSVTVPVTSLCPCSKAISERGAHNQRSHVTAAVRMRDFVWIEELIEWVEAEASSPIYDLLKRPDEKYVTEYAYDHPRFVEDLVRGVAARLDAEPRVAAYAVEVENFESIHNHSASALIERDKGMAAA
- a CDS encoding TonB-dependent receptor; the encoded protein is MLKRFSLSLCSIALAAPIHAAEVSEPAGKRVPSEKDQPAAGVEPAPVQLEPVVISSPLEERVSEMARPVTVLTGSELRRKIGGTIGETLKQEAGVTSESFGPGVGIPVIRGQTGPRVQVMTNSIGTGDVSQISPDHANAVEPVLADRVEVLRGPATLLYGSGAIGGIVNVLDNRIPSLVPDKLMTATGEQRFNSVSGQTTTNLKVEGGQDLVSYHLDGFYRDGNNLHIGGPAIAETQARQTDLALQGSPIQNSYGVIPNTENRAKGGSAGFSLVGEPGFAGVSINYLGNNYGIPPDGSPGAGDTRINLKESRYDFKSELNAPVDFVETVRMRFGHINYTHTELDDSVAAARFNKTTNEGRLEVVHQPIGIVKGVVGVQMSSADFEAIEIGSPDALVPKSQLGSYGVFAVESFELGAGLYELGLRGESDSVDPQGGPNRSYAPISASGSGQWKLDDEHTVSFAATRSQRAPQVQELFTDGVHDATHSYELGDPNLIEETSYNFDWGYRYKSHGISAELNVFQNFVNDYIYQQITDEVFNEDTEQFENACTSPGACFPVVQTTQAGAYFLGYEGNVKFPLMENHYGVIDLTLFSDFTRGQFVNGGNVPRMPPLRYGFQLDYAYDEHWSSNLRLTRGEKQIYAGQNDAMTNGYVLLNLGVQYEVKAFKDADVLVFAQGNNLLNDNIRNSTSYLRYFAPEAGRGAELGIRITY
- the zigA gene encoding zinc metallochaperone GTPase ZigA; translated protein: MNENSQIDGRSKLPVTVLSGFLGAGKTTLLNYILANRENRKVAVIVNDMSEVNVDAALIRSEVQLNRAEEKLVEMSNGCICCTLREDLLIEVGRMAREGRFDYLVIESTGIAEPLPVAETFTFRDEDGASLSDVARLDTLVTVVDAVNFMPNYMEALSLKESGESLGEDDERNVADLLVDQIEFSNVILISKTDLIGRDELANLTGILHSLNPTAEILPMVMGQVALDKVLNTRRFDFAQAEMAPGWLKELRGEHTPETEEYGIASFVYQARRPFHPQRFFDYLYGENWSSGIFLRSKGFFWLASRPEWAGSWSQAGGIMHHGCAGRWWAAVPRRDWPEGLESHIAEDWLEPYGDCRQELVFIGQNVDSGQVCSSLDACLLTDEELAGGLGRWRSYPDPFPSWLPGDAA
- a CDS encoding formylmethanofuran dehydrogenase subunit A — translated: MLIKLAGASVYDPVQGWAGEIRDLYLRDGCVAADPGPDATVDEVHDLSGHILMAGAIDIHSHIAGGNVNTARVLLPEQHRNSMARWLNPPELTPSMGFVPSGLALRSQLAPAGFVSTAKWSSADIGHRYARMGYTTVVEPAVLPANALDAHLQMADIPIVDTAGLAILGSDDFLLGLLRDKASQAQVNDYVAWTLRATRCLGLKVINAGGAAAFKWNVRQFDLDDVVPYYGVSSRQILQTLQRAVCELGIPHPVHVHCNNLGVPGNVETAVATMEAAQGLPMHLAHVQFYGYGKEGAKGFSSGAARLMEAFHRHPNITMDVGQVLFGQTVTVSGDVIAQYSRRGDASPSKWVVWEAECDGAGGVVPYRYRERSFVNTLQWAVGLEIFLLAEDPWRLFFTTDHPNGAPFTAYPELIRLLMDADYRASVMARLDQEALALTLLPHLRREFSLHDVAVMTRAAAARLLGLEDRGHLCSGAIADVAVYRPQADKRAMFADAAWVWKGGRLVVREGAVVDRPAGSALTIEPCYDRRIERDVKAYFDRFYSLSLDHFTVGGVAFEREDAERFRSIRAA